ACTAGTGGATCATCTAAATACTCTTTTATAGCTTTATCATCATGACATAAATCTTTTGGATCTATTCCATTTTTTATTGTTATTTTTCCAAATATTCCCAGGGTATTTAACAATATCTTTTGAAATGATGTATATAACTTCCCAACAGCTGGTGATGATAATATTAATTTTTCCGGTTTTTTTTGTGCATACTCTGTATATCTTAAAACTATTAATCCACCCATACTATGCCCGTACAATATGAATTTTTCAGGAGTTATTTCTTCTATATAATCATAAATTTTATAAAAATCTTCTATATATCCCTTTTTTCCTTTTCCAAAACCATGTCCTGGTAAATCAAATGTTATTATTTGATAATTTAAATTTAATAACTTATCAATTAAAAATCTATATCTTCCAGAATGTTCTCCTAATCCATGTATTATGACAAATGTTTTTTTAGGATTTTCTGTTTTTTTAAATCTTTTTAAAAACATTATTCCCCCACCTCTAAAAATTAATTCATGAACTTTTGTTTTTCTATTTCTTTAAACAGTTTTTTATTATTTTCATATTTTCTCATAAGTCTAAATATTTCCATTAATGCTTCTTCTTTTGATAAGTCATTAAGCCAATTCCTTAAAATCCAAGAATATCTTAATTCTTCTTTTGTAAATAGCAATTCTTCTTTTCGAGTACCTGAAAGTTTCACATCTATTGATGGGAAAATTCTTTTATTAGCTAATTCTCTTGATAAAATTAATTCCATATTTCCAGTTCCTTTAAATTCTTCGAAAATAACTTCATCCATTTTAGAACCTGTTTCAACAAGAGCTGTTGCTAATATGGTTAAACTTCCTCCTTCTCTAATCCTTCTTGCTGCACCAAAGAACTTTTTTGGGAAGGTTAATGCTGAAGGATCCACTCCTCCACTTAATAGTTTACCACTTGGAGGAACATATAAATTATATGCACGAGCTAATCTTGTTAACGAATCCATCAATATAACTACATCATGGCCAAATTCAACCAATCTTTTTGCCATATTTAATGTCATTTCTGCAACTTTTATTTGATTTTTAGGATCCATATCAAATGGAGCCGCAATTACTTCTGCATCTACTGTTTCTCTTATATCTGTAACCTCTTCCGGTCTTTCATCAATTAATAATACTATTCTTTTTGTTTCTGGATTATTTTTGGCTATAGAATTCGCTATATCCTTTAACAAGGTTGTTT
This sequence is a window from Marinitoga hydrogenitolerans DSM 16785. Protein-coding genes within it:
- the rho gene encoding transcription termination factor Rho, which codes for MNENNKDVKKDEIIPVEIDMGKLNQMSRRQLYNLARKYGIENYSVLTDHELKFKILSKQTESFGYFFHEGVLEILPDGYGFLRNTHNSLLNGNDDVYVSQSQIRRFNLSTGDVVAGQVRPPKEGEKFFALLRVEAVNSQAPEHARDRISFENLTPVYPNERLQLEYENSPISSRIIDIFSPIGKGQRGLVVAPPKAGKTTLLKDIANSIAKNNPETKRIVLLIDERPEEVTDIRETVDAEVIAAPFDMDPKNQIKVAEMTLNMAKRLVEFGHDVVILMDSLTRLARAYNLYVPPSGKLLSGGVDPSALTFPKKFFGAARRIREGGSLTILATALVETGSKMDEVIFEEFKGTGNMELILSRELANKRIFPSIDVKLSGTRKEELLFTKEELRYSWILRNWLNDLSKEEALMEIFRLMRKYENNKKLFKEIEKQKFMN
- a CDS encoding alpha/beta fold hydrolase, which gives rise to MFLKRFKKTENPKKTFVIIHGLGEHSGRYRFLIDKLLNLNYQIITFDLPGHGFGKGKKGYIEDFYKIYDYIEEITPEKFILYGHSMGGLIVLRYTEYAQKKPEKLILSSPAVGKLYTSFQKILLNTLGIFGKITIKNGIDPKDLCHDDKAIKEYLDDPLVHNKIAFRTAKQLFFEAEKALEEAEKINIPVLLQFGGMDKVINIDNCEELSEKLNTVIVQKHKYAKHEVHNEPKYKDKYLLNILDFIES